A single Neosynechococcus sphagnicola sy1 DNA region contains:
- a CDS encoding AraC family transcriptional regulator — translation MSATSDHSIMDIALECGFNSHSHLSKTFRQLTGITPKAYRES, via the coding sequence ATCTCTGCGACAAGCGATCACTCAATTATGGACATTGCCTTAGAGTGCGGGTTCAACAGCCACAGCCATTTAAGCAAAACGTTTCGGCAATTGACAGGCATAACACCGAAAGCCTACAGAGAAAGTTAA
- a CDS encoding type II toxin-antitoxin system VapC family toxin has translation MSGEIALDTSAAIRFLNGDATITERILSLPEVTLPIVVVGELLFGAENLTRPLQNLPRYLEFISACRAMPLGRETATIYSQTRLALKRKERPIPMNDVWIAAQCLEHGWVLVSDDTDFDYVDGLILERW, from the coding sequence ATGAGTGGTGAGATTGCGCTTGATACCTCTGCTGCGATTCGTTTTTTGAATGGAGACGCGACAATTACTGAAAGGATACTGTCTTTGCCGGAAGTAACGCTGCCAATAGTTGTTGTCGGAGAGTTGTTATTTGGTGCAGAAAACTTAACACGTCCGTTACAAAACTTGCCGCGCTATCTGGAGTTTATATCGGCTTGTAGAGCGATGCCATTAGGGAGAGAAACAGCAACAATATATTCCCAAACGCGGTTAGCGTTGAAGCGAAAAGAGCGACCAATTCCAATGAATGATGTGTGGATTGCTGCTCAGTGTTTAGAACATGGTTGGGTATTAGTGAGTGATGATACTGATTTTGATTATGTGGATGGATTGATATTGGAGCGTTGGTAG
- a CDS encoding YcxB family protein, which translates to MVVIATLKGCDCYTNKMSEAQSAPISIIFTNELKDHLEAQRVLYSKGVLAKLDKVVAFLLFGFGVYCVVFVGLHWWTIIWFPLAVAEWFDLLSLSQWRTKIEFRRNPKFREEYHLTFSLQNIHFKTASLDSTLQWTHYERVIESPDLFLLMYGKGLYTLIPKRCFKSNEEINAFRALVSQTIGT; encoded by the coding sequence GTGGTTGTGATTGCTACACTAAAAGGTTGTGATTGCTACACTAATAAAATGTCAGAAGCACAATCGGCTCCAATCTCAATCATCTTTACCAACGAACTAAAAGATCATCTTGAAGCCCAGCGCGTTCTTTACAGCAAAGGTGTCTTGGCTAAATTGGATAAAGTCGTCGCGTTTCTGCTCTTTGGTTTTGGTGTTTATTGCGTCGTTTTCGTGGGTTTGCATTGGTGGACAATTATTTGGTTTCCGTTAGCTGTGGCAGAGTGGTTCGATTTGCTATCTTTAAGCCAGTGGAGAACAAAAATAGAATTTCGGCGCAATCCAAAATTTCGAGAAGAATATCATTTGACTTTTTCGCTTCAGAATATTCATTTCAAAACCGCATCGCTCGATTCAACTTTGCAATGGACACATTATGAGCGTGTCATCGAAAGCCCAGATTTATTTCTGCTTATGTATGGCAAAGGTCTTTACACGCTCATTCCAAAGCGGTGCTTCAAATCAAACGAGGAGATAAATGCATTTCGCGCTTTGGTCAGTCAAACAATTGGGACATAG